The sequence CTCCCCGATCCACACGCTCATCACCCCCGCGCTGTCCCGCGGACCCAAGTGAAGCCGCTCCGGCGGCCCGGCGATGCCGGTACTCAGGAGCTTTCCCCGAGCGGCCCACTTGAGGCCGAAAGGGGTGGCTTCCTCCTGCACCTCGGAAGCCATACGGGCCTGGAGCTTTAGGGCCTCCGCCAAGTCCAGGGGGTTCTCGGCGGGGTAGATTCCCTTTGGGACGCCCTGACGGGCGTACACCCGGATGAAGCCCAACGCCGCGAAGAACCGGGCCTTGTGCCGGCCCACGGGGTGGGTGGGGGAGAGCAGGTAGTCGGTGAGCTTGCGCAAGGGCACCTCCAGCTCCATCTCGGCCAGGGGGTTCACCGCTTTCCCCCGGAGGCGGCCGTCCTCACGGCTTGGCCTCCTTCTCCTTCATACGGTCGAAGGCCTCGAGGGCCTCCTTCCCGCCCAGCAGCCGGGCGGCCTCCTCGCGCGGCACCCGCCAGGTCCGCCCCACCCGCACGCCCCGGATCTCGCCCCCCCTCAGGCGCTTGCGGATGGCCTCCTCGCTGACCTTGAGGGTCCGGGCCAGCTCCTCCACGGTATAGTAGAGTCCCACGGGCGCATCTTACCCAACTAGGCAAACAGGGGCAAGCTGAAGTCAGTAATTGCTGATTGCAGTAACCACTGACTTCAGTAAATACTGAATACAGTACTTACTGAATTACTGAATGCAGTAAATCAGTAATACAGCAATGCAGTAAACGCGGAGGCTTGAGAAATGGCGTTCGTAGGCAGACAGCAGGAGGGTCGGGCCCTGCTCCTCTCGGTGCGGGCCGGACGCGGAGTGGTGCTGGCGGCCCCGCCGGGCTACGGCAAGAGCGCCCTGCTCGAGGAGGTGCGCCCCGCCCTCGAGGCCTGGAGCGCGGTGGTCTGGTGCGACAAGCTCGCGCCCTTCGGGGCCTTCCTCAAGGACCTCTTCCGGGGGTTGTGGGACGCCCGCATCGCCGTAGAGGGGGTGCCGCTCTCCCGCGACCTCGAGGCCGACCTCAAGGCCTGGGGCAGGCGCTACCCCACGGGGGACGAGAAGGCCAAGAGCCTGGTGCAGGCCCTCCGGCGCCATGCCGAGGGCGGTGTGAACCGGGTGACGTTGGTGGTGGACGACGCCAGCGGGGTGCAGGGGAGCATGGTCCCCTGGCTCCTGGCCTTGGCCGAGGCAGCCACCCTGGTGCTCGCCCTCTTCCCCGAAACCCTCAAGAAGGCCAACACCAAGCGGCTGTGGGCCCGCTTCGA is a genomic window of Calidithermus timidus DSM 17022 containing:
- a CDS encoding ATP-binding protein: MAFVGRQQEGRALLLSVRAGRGVVLAAPPGYGKSALLEEVRPALEAWSAVVWCDKLAPFGAFLKDLFRGLWDARIAVEGVPLSRDLEADLKAWGRRYPTGDEKAKSLVQALRRHAEGGVNRVTLVVDDASGVQGSMVPWLLALAEAATLVLALFPETLKKANTKRLWARFERVSLPPLSPRETRELAEDLVGAYGVVAEDKEAYLARVVALSGGVPGEVARLVRYVSAEDIVRNRDVGTGYAEGLAGREERGIALAPLLMVLGGVAIAARVLGLARGEMDLYVMGGIGVAAFVVLSPWLRKAVVAR
- a CDS encoding helix-turn-helix domain-containing protein, which codes for MGLYYTVEELARTLKVSEEAIRKRLRGGEIRGVRVGRTWRVPREEAARLLGGKEALEAFDRMKEKEAKP
- a CDS encoding DUF6883 domain-containing protein; translated protein: MNPLAEMELEVPLRKLTDYLLSPTHPVGRHKARFFAALGFIRVYARQGVPKGIYPAENPLDLAEALKLQARMASEVQEEATPFGLKWAARGKLLSTGIAGPPERLHLGPRDSAGVMSVWIGEGCGGAEPCTRGQIPVGTATRYARARLVTAYPAEGGRG